The DNA region ATGTGATTTTGGGAATTTCATTTAAAACAATAAAAGAGTTAAATTATTCTTTAACTCTTTCTTTATAAGTTCCTTTTTCTGTTTCAACCTTAATTTTATCACCTTCATTTATAAATAAAGGTACATTAACTGTTGCACCAGTTTCTACAGTTGCTGGTTTTGTAGCATTTGTAGCTGTATTACCTTTTACACCAGGCTCTGTAGCTGTAATTTCTAAAATTACTGTTGCCGGCATATCTACAGAAAGTGGCATGTTATCTTCTGAATTGATTTGAATTGTAACCACTTCGCCTTCTTTTAATAAATCAGGTCTATCTAAAGCAGCTTCTAATAATCTAATTTGAGTATAATCTGCTTCATTCATAAAATGATAAAACTCACCATCATTATATAAATACTGAAATTTATGAGTCTCTACACGGACATCTTCTAATTTATGTCCTGCTGAAAAGGTATTATCTATTACCTTACCGTTAGTTACACTTTTTAATTTTGTTCTAACAAAAGCAGGACCTTTTCCTGGTTTTACGTGTAAAAACTCAATGATTTTATAAATATCGTTGTTATATCTAATACATAATCCGTTTCTAATGTCTGATGTTGTTGCCATTATTTACTTTTAAGTTTAATTTAATTTGATTTGAAATAACCTTTCATTATACCTCTATGAGAGTTTTTGATGAATTGTAAAATTTCATCTCTCTCTGGCGTTGCTTCCATTTCTGCTTCAATAATTTCGGAAGCTTGAGAGTTATTATAATTTTTTTGATATAAAATTCTGTATATATCTTGAATTTCTCTAATTTTTTCGGTTGTAAAACCTCTTCGTCTTAATCCTACAGAGTTAATACCAACGTAAGATAACGGTTCTCTTGCAGCTTTTACAAATGGTGGTACATCTTTTCTTACTAAAGATCCTCCAGTTACAAACGCATGGTTACCGATAGAACAAAATTGATGTACTGCTGTCATACCTGCTAAAACAACGTAGTCTCCAACTGTAATATGACCTGCTAGTGTACTGTTATTTGAAAAAATACAATTATCTCCAACAATACAATCATGTGCAATGTGGCAATACGCCATAATTAAACAGTTATTACCTACAACTGTTTTCATTTTATCTGTTGTTCCTCTATTTATGGTCACACATTCTCTAATGGTAACATTATCACCAATTATTGTTAATGTGTCTTCATCGTTATATTTTAAATCTTGAGGTACTGCAGAAATTACTGCTCCAGGAAAAATATTACAATTTTTACCTATTCTTGCGCCTTCCATGATAGTTACATTACTTCCTATCCATGTTCCTTCTCCAATTGTAACATTATTATGTATGGTAGCGAAAGGTTCTATAACGACATTTTTAGCAATTTTTGCTCCTGGATGTACGTATGCTAAAGGTTGATTCATTTTTTAATTATTTTTTACTTTAGAAATTTGTGCCATTAACTCTGCTTCTGCACAAAGTTTCCCGTTAGCATAAGCATATCCTTGCATATGACAAATACCTCTTCTTATTGGCGAAATTAACTCGCATTTAAAGATTAACGTATCTCCAGGCATGACTTTTTGTTTGAATTTAACATTATCTATTTTCATAAAAAATGTCAAGTAGTTTTCAGGATCTGGAACAGTACTAAGCACTAAAATCCCACCTGTTTGCGCCATAGCTTCTACAATTAAAACACCTGGCATTACTGGCGCACCAGGAAAATGACCTCTAAAGAAGTCTTCATTCATGGTTACGTTTTTAGATCCAATTACGTAAGTATCTGTTAACTCAAAAACCTTATCTAATAATAAAAAAGGTTGTCTATGAGGTAACATATCCATAATTTGATTAACATCCATTAAAGGTGTTTGATTTAAATCAACTTTTGGAACATTATTACGTCTATCGTTTTTAATGATTTTAGACATTTTTTTTGCAAACTGAGTATTTACAAAATGTCCAGGTTTATTAGCAATCACCTTACCTTTTATATGTGTTCCAGTAAGTGCTAAATCACCAATTACATCTAATAATTTATGCCTAGCTGCTTCATTAGGATGATGTAATGTTAAGTTATCTAATATACCGTTAGGTTTAACAGATATAGTCTCTTTATTAAAAGCTATTTTAAGTTTTTCTATTGTATCTGGAGAAATTTCTTTATCAACATACACGATAGCATTATTTAAATCTCCGCCTTTTATTAATCCATGTTCTAATAACGATTCTAATTCATGTAAAAAACTAAATGTTCTAGAATCTGAAATATGTTCTTTAAAATCGGACATTTTATCTAAAGTAGCATTTTGTGTACCTAAGACTTTAGTACCAAAATCTACCATTGTTGTTACTTTATAATCTGATGAAGGCATAACTAGTATTTCGCTACCACTTTCTTCATCTACATAAGATATTACATCTGTAACTTCAAAAACTTCTCTTGTTGCATTTTGCTCTACAATTCCGGCTTTTTCTATAGCTTCGACAAAAAACTTTGAGGATCCATCCATAATTGGTGGTTCAGAATTATCCAATTCTAATATAGCATTGTCTATATCCATTCCTACTAAAGCAGCTAGAACATGTTCACAAGTTTGAATAGTGACACCGTTTTTTTCTAAACAAGTACCTCTTTGTGTGTTAGTTACATAATTAGCATCTGCTTCTATTACAGGATTACCTTCTAAGTCGATGCGTTTAAAAGCAAAACCAGCATTTTCTGGCGCTGGTTTAAATGTTAAAGTCACTTCTTTTCCTGTATGTAATCCTACACCAGTTAAGGAGACTTCATCTTTAATGGTTTTTTGCTTAATATCTGTGTTAATTATTGCCATTATTTTGCTTTTCTAAATCGTTTATTGTTTTT from Mesoflavibacter profundi includes:
- the efp gene encoding elongation factor P gives rise to the protein MATTSDIRNGLCIRYNNDIYKIIEFLHVKPGKGPAFVRTKLKSVTNGKVIDNTFSAGHKLEDVRVETHKFQYLYNDGEFYHFMNEADYTQIRLLEAALDRPDLLKEGEVVTIQINSEDNMPLSVDMPATVILEITATEPGVKGNTATNATKPATVETGATVNVPLFINEGDKIKVETEKGTYKERVKE
- the lpxA gene encoding acyl-ACP--UDP-N-acetylglucosamine O-acyltransferase gives rise to the protein MNQPLAYVHPGAKIAKNVVIEPFATIHNNVTIGEGTWIGSNVTIMEGARIGKNCNIFPGAVISAVPQDLKYNDEDTLTIIGDNVTIRECVTINRGTTDKMKTVVGNNCLIMAYCHIAHDCIVGDNCIFSNNSTLAGHITVGDYVVLAGMTAVHQFCSIGNHAFVTGGSLVRKDVPPFVKAAREPLSYVGINSVGLRRRGFTTEKIREIQDIYRILYQKNYNNSQASEIIEAEMEATPERDEILQFIKNSHRGIMKGYFKSN
- a CDS encoding bifunctional UDP-3-O-[3-hydroxymyristoyl] N-acetylglucosamine deacetylase/3-hydroxyacyl-ACP dehydratase — translated: MAIINTDIKQKTIKDEVSLTGVGLHTGKEVTLTFKPAPENAGFAFKRIDLEGNPVIEADANYVTNTQRGTCLEKNGVTIQTCEHVLAALVGMDIDNAILELDNSEPPIMDGSSKFFVEAIEKAGIVEQNATREVFEVTDVISYVDEESGSEILVMPSSDYKVTTMVDFGTKVLGTQNATLDKMSDFKEHISDSRTFSFLHELESLLEHGLIKGGDLNNAIVYVDKEISPDTIEKLKIAFNKETISVKPNGILDNLTLHHPNEAARHKLLDVIGDLALTGTHIKGKVIANKPGHFVNTQFAKKMSKIIKNDRRNNVPKVDLNQTPLMDVNQIMDMLPHRQPFLLLDKVFELTDTYVIGSKNVTMNEDFFRGHFPGAPVMPGVLIVEAMAQTGGILVLSTVPDPENYLTFFMKIDNVKFKQKVMPGDTLIFKCELISPIRRGICHMQGYAYANGKLCAEAELMAQISKVKNN